The following are from one region of the Paenibacillus protaetiae genome:
- a CDS encoding HD-GYP domain-containing protein: MRKIHIDQVNQGDKLAKAIFQENGHVLLGEGVELTERYISRLRMLGIDVIYIEDGRTEDLIPEETIQEDTRRQAIDTVYKTMMEFKDNHIVKGRTIAPDMGRKFRSAFGEIIQDLASRPNVLVTLTNIHTLDAYMFQHSVNVAVLAGIIGIAKGYNRIQLEELGIGALLFDIGMTKIPSELVARPGALTPEETKIVQSHTTEGFNILRKYHDISLVSAHCALQHHERFNGSGYPRGLKEDEIHTYAQIVGLADTYDAMTSPRPHRRRYSPAEAIEYLFAAGNTFFDFELIKLFCRHISIYPISTTLLLSTGQIGVVSANNELALHRPRVRIIMEANGTLPKEPYELELKDEVHITIVKEM; the protein is encoded by the coding sequence ATGAGAAAAATTCATATCGATCAGGTCAACCAAGGGGACAAGCTCGCCAAAGCCATCTTCCAGGAGAACGGTCATGTATTGCTTGGAGAAGGCGTCGAATTGACCGAGCGTTATATTAGCCGTTTAAGAATGTTGGGCATCGATGTGATTTACATAGAGGATGGCCGGACAGAAGATCTGATACCGGAGGAAACGATTCAGGAAGATACACGCAGGCAGGCTATAGATACCGTCTACAAAACGATGATGGAGTTTAAAGATAACCATATTGTAAAAGGCAGGACAATCGCGCCGGATATGGGAAGAAAATTCCGCAGCGCGTTTGGCGAAATTATTCAGGATTTGGCTTCACGCCCTAACGTGCTTGTTACGCTAACGAATATACATACATTGGACGCTTACATGTTCCAGCATTCCGTTAATGTTGCGGTGCTGGCGGGAATTATCGGCATAGCCAAAGGGTATAACCGCATTCAGCTGGAGGAGCTTGGAATCGGCGCGCTGCTGTTTGACATCGGAATGACCAAGATACCGTCAGAGCTTGTTGCACGCCCGGGCGCTCTAACTCCGGAAGAAACGAAAATCGTGCAAAGCCATACAACCGAAGGCTTCAATATTTTGCGCAAATATCATGATATTTCGCTTGTATCGGCTCATTGTGCATTGCAGCATCACGAAAGATTTAACGGTTCAGGTTATCCGCGGGGTTTAAAGGAAGACGAGATCCATACGTACGCCCAAATCGTCGGCTTGGCGGATACGTATGATGCGATGACTTCGCCAAGGCCACACCGCAGAAGGTATTCGCCTGCCGAAGCGATTGAATATTTGTTTGCTGCCGGCAACACTTTTTTTGATTTTGAGCTGATTAAATTATTTTGCCGGCATATTTCCATTTATCCGATCTCCACCACTTTATTGCTCAGCACCGGACAGATCGGCGTCGTATCGGCGAATAATGAGCTTGCTCTTCACCGTCCTCGCGT